The following is a genomic window from Methanocaldococcus sp..
GGATTGAATATTAAAGATTATATTGAATAAAAATGAATGGTGAAAATAATGCTAATAAAAGATGTTATGAAAAAACCTATTGTAGTTTATGAAGATGATAATTTATGCGATGTAATAAAATTATTTAGAGAAAAAAAAATTAGTGGGGCTCCTGTATTAAATAAAGAAGGTAAATTGGTTGGAATAATTTCTGAAAGTGATATAATAAAAACTATAATTACCCATGATGAAGATTTAAACCTTATTTTACCATCTCCATTAGATTTAATAGAGTTGCCTTTAAAAACTGCATTAAAAATTGAGGAATTTATGGAAGATTTAAAAAAAGCATTAAAAACAAAAGTTAAAGATGTGATGACGAAGAATGTTATAGTTGCAAAGCCTGAGATGACAGTCAATGACGCGGCAAAATTAATGGTTGAGCATAAAATTAAAAGATTACCTGTTGTAGATGATGAAGGTAATTTAGTGGGAATAATTACAAGAGGAGATTTAATAGAAGCGTTAATTTAATTTTTATATTATTTTTTAATTATTTTAACTTAAAATAAAACAAGGTGAAAGTTTTGATTACAATTCAAACTCCATCAAGAATTCATATGGGTCTTATTGATTTAAATGGGTCTATTGGGAGAGTTGATGGTGGAGTAGGGTTAGCTTTGGAAGAGCCAAGTATAAAAATTAAAGGAAAAGAATGTGATGAAATAATAATAGAGTTTGATAGAAAATTATTTAAAAAATTTAATTGTGAGTATATAAAAAATATTGAGGATAGAATTTATAATATATCAAATAAAGTATTAAAAACTATCAATGAAGAGGGAATATATTTAAAAATATTGTCTTTATTTCCATCTCACTCTGGTTTGGGTAGTGGAACTCAAATATCTTTGGCTGTAAGTAAGTTAATAACTAAGATATATGGGAAAGATTTAAATACTTATGAATTGGCTAAGATTTCTGGAAGAGGAGGGACTTCTGGAATAGGTATAGGGGCATTTGAATATGGAGGATTTTTAATTGATGGAGGGCATAGCTTTGGTAAAGGTAAAGATAAGGAAGAATTTAAGCCATCTTCAGCTTCAAAAGGAGTTAAGCCAGCACCAATAATATTTAGACACGATTTTGATTGGGAAGTTATATTAATAATACCAAAGGGAGAACACATCTATGGAAAAAAAGAAGTAGATATATTTAAAAAATACTGCCCAGTTCCTTTAAATGAAGTTGAAAAAATCTGCCATTTAGTTTTAATGAAGATGATGCCAGCGGTTGTTGAAAAAAACTTGGAAGATTTTGGAGATGTTGTTAATAAACTACAATATTTAGGATTCAAAAAAATTGAAGTAAATTTACAATCAGATATTGTTAAAGATTTAATTTTTGAATTACATAAAGAAAAAGATAATAATGTATATTCTGGTTTATCAAGTTTTGGACCTACCGTTTACGCTCTTGGAGATAAAAAATTAATAGTTGAAAAAGCTAACGAAATTTTTGATAAGTATGGAATTTGTGGGGATATTATTATAACTAAGGCAAATAACAATGGATATAGAATTCAGTGATATTATGGTGTTTAAAAAATTTCTAAGTAAATTAATTTCTAAAGACGATTTAGATAATTGGATATTAAAAGCTGAAAAATATTTAGATGAAGGTAATTATCAAAAGGCGGTAGAATGTTACTTAAAAGCTATATCTGAAAACTGTATGAGAGCAATAGATTGGGCCAATCTTGCCTATGCATACTTTAATTTAGAAGAATATGAAAAGGCTCTTGAAGCAATAAATAAAGCCATTTCTTTATCTCCTGATAATTTAGAATTTATATATTTGAAAGGGATGATATTATATAAACTTAAAGATTATGATGGAGCATATAAATGTTTTATTGAAGCTTCAAGAAGAATTAAAAATAGTAATTTGTATGAACTTTTAGGAGAACTATCCTTAAAGTTTAAAAAATATGAAGATGCTTTAAATTATTATTTAAAAGCTTACAAATTAAATGAAAAGAAAATTGATGCATTATACAATGCGGGAAAGTTATATTTGCTCTTTGGAGATATTGATAACGCATACGAATCTTTTAAAAAGATTTTAGAAAAAGATCCAAATCACGAATGTAAAAGAATAGTTAAATACATTGACGAACTTTTTGAAATTATAGATAAAAACATTTATGAAGATATAATAAGGGCAGTTAATTTAATTGAAATTGGAAATTATATAAATGCATTGAAATTCTTGAATAAAATTATTTCAATAGATAAATATAATGACTTTGCATACTACTATAAAAGTGTTATATCTGAAATCTTTGAGGAATATCACAAAGCCCTTGAAAGTATAAGAAAGTCAATATCCTTATTTGAAAGAAGTATATTTTATGCTAAGTATGGAGACATTTTGTATAAACTCAATAATTCAGAATTTATAAATGCCTATAAAAAATCCATAGAAATATTCCCAAATCCTTATGCATACTTTGGTTTAGCTATTTACTACTATAAAAAAGGAGATTTTGAAAAATCAGCAGAATATTTTGATAAACTCTTAGAAATAACGACTTATGATGTTTCAAAAGATAGTGATAAGATAATACTCTACTCTCTAATTGGAAAGGCAGAGACATCTAATAATTTAAAGTATTATGAAGAGGCCTTATCATATTTAGATATTTTAATTAATAAAAATTTAGACGATATCGAATTATGGAAAATTAGAGGATATATATATTTCAAGTTAAAAAATTATAAAATAGCCTATGACTCTTTTATGAATGTATTGAAAATAAATCCTAACGATATCGATGCAATAAAATCTATAATAGTTGTTTATGAAAAAGCAGGGAAATATGATGAAGCAATATCAATGGCTATGAAACTAAAAAAATTATTAGATAATAAGGAAGAAGTTGATAAAATTATTAAAAAGTTGATGAATAAAGAGCCAACAAATTTAGAAATATATTCTCCTCTGCTAAATGTTCCAGTTATTTATTGTAAAATAGATAAGGTTCAATATCATCTTGCTACTCTCTATAAGTATATTAACATAAATCCTATATTAGCATACATTTATCTTTTTTTGATAGAAAATTTAAATATAATTGAAGAAATTTTTGATGAAGATAAGTTAAAATCTATTAATAATCTTATTGAGTATCTAAAAGAAAAATTGCCTGTTGAAATGTATAAATATAGTGAATCTCCCGAAAATTATAAGCCAAATGATGAAATTATTAATACTTGCAAGAGAGAATTGGCAAAATTTGGATTTATTTTATAACAAAAAATTAAGGAGAGAATATGAGGGTTATTGGAAAAACTTCAACAAATTATTTTAAATTTGAGTCATTAAAGAATGTAAGATTATGGGAGTATGTAATTACAAAAAATACTGATAATAAAGAGGTTTTAGGTATTGTAAAAGAAGTTACAGCTAAAAATGATAAATATATATGTGAGGCAAAAGTTATAGGAGTTTTAAGTGATAATAAAATACTTATAAATAGATATCCAATCAAACCAGATGAAAATGTTAAATTTTGTGATGACTCAATTTTAAATAATATTTTTTATGCTAAAAACGGGATTAGTATTGGGCATCTATTAACAAGAGAAAATGTTAGAGTTTATTTAGATACAAATTCTCTTGTTTCTCGTCATTTTGCTATTTTATCAGTTACTGGTGGAGGAAAATCTAATACAGTGTCAGTTTTATGTAAAGAGTTAGGAAAAAAGAATGCAAGTATAATTATCTTTGATACTCATGGAGAATACACTACCTTATATCACGAAGATTTAGAGGGAAAAGTTAAAGTAATTACTCCTAAAATTAATCCTTCATTGTTATCTCCTGACGAACTTTCTGATTTGATAGGAATAGATAAAAATGATTTTGAAAAAAGAATTTATCTTGAATATGCTTATTACACTATAAAAAATGATTCCCCAAATGTTGAGGGTTTAGAATTTATTGAAAAGTTAGAAAAGTTACTTTATGAGTGGAGTAAGTCAGCAGAGGTAGGTTGGGATATAAAATATTACAATCCATTAATGAGAAAATATGAACGAAGAAAAGTGAGTGAGCAAGATTTTCTTAACATTATTTCTTTATATAATTTAATTGGGAAATTTATGATAGATTTTTCATTGTATATTGGAGATAGAGATATCATAGAAGAATTTGAAATTGGTAAAATAAATGTTGTT
Proteins encoded in this region:
- a CDS encoding CBS domain-containing protein, with the protein product MLIKDVMKKPIVVYEDDNLCDVIKLFREKKISGAPVLNKEGKLVGIISESDIIKTIITHDEDLNLILPSPLDLIELPLKTALKIEEFMEDLKKALKTKVKDVMTKNVIVAKPEMTVNDAAKLMVEHKIKRLPVVDDEGNLVGIITRGDLIEALI
- a CDS encoding beta-ribofuranosylaminobenzene 5'-phosphate synthase; this encodes MTIQTPSRIHMGLIDLNGSIGRVDGGVGLALEEPSIKIKGKECDEIIIEFDRKLFKKFNCEYIKNIEDRIYNISNKVLKTINEEGIYLKILSLFPSHSGLGSGTQISLAVSKLITKIYGKDLNTYELAKISGRGGTSGIGIGAFEYGGFLIDGGHSFGKGKDKEEFKPSSASKGVKPAPIIFRHDFDWEVILIIPKGEHIYGKKEVDIFKKYCPVPLNEVEKICHLVLMKMMPAVVEKNLEDFGDVVNKLQYLGFKKIEVNLQSDIVKDLIFELHKEKDNNVYSGLSSFGPTVYALGDKKLIVEKANEIFDKYGICGDIIITKANNNGYRIQ
- a CDS encoding tetratricopeptide repeat protein, whose amino-acid sequence is MVFKKFLSKLISKDDLDNWILKAEKYLDEGNYQKAVECYLKAISENCMRAIDWANLAYAYFNLEEYEKALEAINKAISLSPDNLEFIYLKGMILYKLKDYDGAYKCFIEASRRIKNSNLYELLGELSLKFKKYEDALNYYLKAYKLNEKKIDALYNAGKLYLLFGDIDNAYESFKKILEKDPNHECKRIVKYIDELFEIIDKNIYEDIIRAVNLIEIGNYINALKFLNKIISIDKYNDFAYYYKSVISEIFEEYHKALESIRKSISLFERSIFYAKYGDILYKLNNSEFINAYKKSIEIFPNPYAYFGLAIYYYKKGDFEKSAEYFDKLLEITTYDVSKDSDKIILYSLIGKAETSNNLKYYEEALSYLDILINKNLDDIELWKIRGYIYFKLKNYKIAYDSFMNVLKINPNDIDAIKSIIVVYEKAGKYDEAISMAMKLKKLLDNKEEVDKIIKKLMNKEPTNLEIYSPLLNVPVIYCKIDKVQYHLATLYKYININPILAYIYLFLIENLNIIEEIFDEDKLKSINNLIEYLKEKLPVEMYKYSESPENYKPNDEIINTCKRELAKFGFIL
- a CDS encoding ATP-binding protein produces the protein MRVIGKTSTNYFKFESLKNVRLWEYVITKNTDNKEVLGIVKEVTAKNDKYICEAKVIGVLSDNKILINRYPIKPDENVKFCDDSILNNIFYAKNGISIGHLLTRENVRVYLDTNSLVSRHFAILSVTGGGKSNTVSVLCKELGKKNASIIIFDTHGEYTTLYHEDLEGKVKVITPKINPSLLSPDELSDLIGIDKNDFEKRIYLEYAYYTIKNDSPNVEGLEFIEKLEKLLYEWSKSAEVGWDIKYYNPLMRKYERRKVSEQDFLNIISLYNLIGKFMIDFSLYIGDRDIIEEFEIGKINVVNLSGLELHQMRTIVGYIAKHILSKRTLYLKSLKERNIPNERIRMAAFSNLEIIDKHYKIVKKPVLIILEEAHIFIPISEKTESSLWLGKIAKEGRKFGVGLGLISQRPKELDPNILSQTNTKIILRIVEPEDQKYIQRASENLGEDLAKDLASLGIGEALIVGTAINLPSVVKIDKFDGIYGGKDIDIVGEWMNISDEW